The following proteins are co-located in the Carassius auratus strain Wakin chromosome 7, ASM336829v1, whole genome shotgun sequence genome:
- the LOC113105612 gene encoding arf-GAP with coiled-coil, ANK repeat and PH domain-containing protein 1-like — MTVKLDFEECLKDSPRFRAEIEKVEVNVSELETRLEKLVKQCNTMLDAGRAYCQNSKSFVNGLKELGHHCAEDRTMGECLEKFSKKLSDIVTAQEEVIETTQKSVKLKLQNFVKEDVKRFKDVRKEFERSSETLEAALSRNAQAPRGKQHEVEEASNNLLNARRAFRTGALDYVLQINVTESKKKTEILMAMLSLMDAQAVFFQQGYTSLTELKSYNKQLSEEYAQLVLNSAREKRDMEQSHAAVKKKDVSYDDSIMDFSPDAPNGIAMEGYLYKRASNAFKTWSRRWFSIQKNQLVYQKKHNEQLTVVVEDLRLCTVKPYSEQDRRFCFEVVSPSKSCLLQADSERQQQSWISAVQNSIASAFQDRRDDNLSTRDRCSSVSAGSVRLSAGEQEASGREALEEVQAISGNGQCCDCGEPGPDWASINLGITLCITCSGIHRSLGVHFSKVRSLTLDSWEPELIRLMCELGNTAINKIYEARIDEITIKKPHSSSPRQDKESWIRSKYVEKKFIHKLPETGRGTVLRRSSARRNRSNTQDKPNTRPAIKPKPTRATLPRLTGLNPSEIMKNNSSSHKENDEEEDLSGLHPGALLYRSASMQHFPLMADALAHGADVNWVNVTEDSKTPLIQAAMANSLAACEFLLQNGANVNQVDSNGRGPLHHATILGHTGLVCLFLKRGADYNSKDIDDKDPIGIAIDNANADIVTLLRIAKMNKEMREMDGTPSGDDTYHDIFRDFSQMASNHPEKLKRGSTDMK; from the exons ATGACCGTCAAACTGGATTTTGAAGAATGCCTAAAAGATTCCCCGCGATTCAG GGCAGAAATCGAGAAGGTGGAGGTCAACGTCAGTGAGCTGGAGACGAGACTCGAGAAG TTGGTGAAACAGTGCAACACTATGCTGGATGCAGGCCGTGCCTATTGCCAGAACAGTAAGAGCTTTGTTAATGGCCTCAAAGAGCTGGGACACCACTGTGCCGAGGACCGAACCATGGGG GAGTGTTTGGAAAAGTTTTCTAAAAAGCTGTCAGACATTGTCACTGCTCAAGAG GAGGTGATTGAAACCACACAAAAGTCTGTGAAGTTGAAGCTACAGAATTTTGTGAAAGA GGATGTGAAGCGTTTTAAGGATGTACGGAAGGAGTTTGAGCGCAGCAGTGAGACCCTGGAGGCAGCGCTGAGCAGGAACGCACAGGCACCACGCGGAAAACAGCATGAGGTGGAAGAAGCCAGCAATAACCTCCTGAACGCACGCAGAGCCTTCAGAACAGGGGCGCTGGACTATGTGCTACAG ATTAATGTCACTGAGTCTAAGAAGAAGACTGAAATTCTAATGGCG ATGCTGTCTCTCATGGACGCCCAGGCTGTGTTCTTCCAGCAAGGCTACACGTCACTCACAGAACTGAAAAGCTACAACAAGCAACTGAGTGAGGAG TATGCTCAACTAGTCCTGAATTCTGCAAGAGAAAAAAGGGATATGGAGCAGAGCCATGCAGCTGTCAAGAAAAAG GATGTGTCGTATGATGACTCCATAATGGACTTCAGCCCAGATGCACCCAATGGCATCGCGATGGAAGGTTATCTGTACAAGAGAGCCAGCAATGCTTTTAAAACATGGAGCAG ACGCTGGTTCTCCATTCAGAAGAACCAGTTGGTTTACCAAAAGAAACATAAT GAGCAGCTCACTGTTGTTGTGGAGGACTTGCGTTTATGCACAGTGAAGCCCTACAGTGAACAAGACAGACGATTCTGCTTTGAGGTCGTCTCTCCCTCTAA gagcTGTTTATTACAGGCTGATTCAGAGCGACAGCAGCAGAGCTGGATCAGCGCTGTCCAGAACAGCATCGCCTCAGCATTCCAGGACCGAAGAGATGACAATCTTAGCACT aGAGACCGCTGTAGCTCAGTGTCTGCGGGGAGTGTGCGTCTGAGTGCAGGGGAGCAGGAAGCGTCTGGTCGGGAGGCTCTGGAGGAGGTGCAGGCCATCTCAGGGAACGGACAGTGCTGTGACTGCGGGGAACCAGGACCCGACTGGGCATCAATCAATCTGGGCATCACACTGTGCATCACCTGCTCTGGCATACACag GAGTTTAGGTGTCCACTTCTCGAAGGTACGATCCCTGACGCTGGACTCATGGGAGCCAGAGCTCATCAGA CTCATGTGTGAGTTAGGAAACACAGCCATTAACAAGATCTATGAGGCACGTATTGATGAGATTACAATCAAGAAGCCCCACTCCTCTAGTCCAAG ACAAGATAAGGAGTCGTGGATTCGTTCTAAATATGTAGAGAAGAAATTCATCCACAAGCTCCCGGAGACTGGTCGAGGAACGGTCCTGCGGCGCTCCAGTGCCCGACGGAACAGATCAAACACACAGGACAAACCCAACACACGCCCTGCCATCAAACCCAAACCCACCCGAGCCACCCTGCCACGACTCACGG GCCTGAACCCAAGTGAAATCATGAAGAACAATTCCAGCTCTCATaaag AgaatgatgaagaggaggatctGAGTGGTCTTCATCCCGGGGCTTTGCTGTACCGATCTGCGTCAATGCAGCATTTCCCTCTCATGGCAGACGCTCTGGCGCATGGCGCTGATGTCAACTGGGTCAATGTGACTGAAGACAGCAAAACTCCACTAATACAAGCCGCTAtggct AATTCCTTGGCAGCCTGTGAGTTTCTCCTACAGAACGGTGCTAATGTTAACCAGGTGGACTCAAACGGGAGGGGACCACTACACCATGCTACCATACTGGGACATACAGG GTTGGTGTGTCTGTTTCTTAAGAGAGGAGCGGACTACAACTCAAAAGACATTGATGACAAGGACCCAATCGGCATTGCCATAGATAACGCCAACGCTGACATCGTCACGCT ACTCCGGATAGCCAAGATGAACAAAGAGATGCGGGAGATGGATGGCACTCCATCAG GTGATGATACCTATCATGACATTTTCAGAGATTTCTCCCAAATGGCCTCCAACCATCCCGAGAAGCTTAAGCGAGGTAGCACTGACATGAAATAA